Within Cercospora beticola chromosome 6, complete sequence, the genomic segment CGCCGACTGGAACCTACTGGATCCCCTTCTGCACTCGCCCGGCGTCTCGCATCCGACGCCGTTGTTGTATCATTCTGTAAGTCTCACCTCCGCCGTCTGCGTGTCGCTATCGTCGATGTTGCAAATTCGACGCCGAACGCGGACAAAGAATGTGCCAGACCTCGACCGCTGACATACGCCAATCCCAGTGTACCGATACTGGCCCTTCACCCACCTTTTAATGCATTGCGCGGCTCCCACACACTAACCCTACGACATCTTCGACTCGACTCTCACGAGAGCAGCGATGCCGTACACTCCCCCGTCGCAGCAATCTCCTGCGTCGTCCAAGTCGAATTCCCCCGTCATCAGCAGGAGCTCGTCGTACCATCAAGATGATGCAAACATTCCTCGCTCGCCCGCCAGCACTCGACCGCAGCCGCCCCGATCAAACTCATCGACATCGTATCTGCACCGACACCGTCGATCGCCGTCGTGGGGCTCCAAAACATCGGCGGATGGCGCTCCGCCAACCCCGACAGACGCACCGGATGCCACTATTAGCGCTACCGACTTTGCACTTTCCAGCAGTCTGCGGCAGTCACCACCACCGGTTAACAACCTGCGGATTCCAACTGGCGCGGTGATGTCCCCGCCAGACTCGTCGGAAAACTCTGATGGAGACGAAAGTGGGAATAGTGATCGAGGCCGAGAGCTGGAACAGAATTGGGATCAGTTGCAACAGGCAGTGCGGCAGATTAACCTCCGTAGGGATGGTTCGCCCGACAAGGTCGGTAATCAcctccaacagcagcacgccGACTCTGCACCCACCTCAGAATCGGCCTCACCCACAGCATTGATGAGGCCAGCCTTGTCGGCCGAGGCTCGCAAAATCTCCCACTCCCGGTCGTCGACGGAGTCCAAGGTCATTCTCAAAACAACGTTCGCCGATTCTCCATCGCACACGTCTGACGagagcgatgaggacgaagGTTCTCTGTCAAAGCCGGCGCTAGTGCGGAAGAAGTCCGGCGAGCTGGTGAAGCCGGCGTTGCGGCCGTCATCCAGGCGGCGTTATTCGAGCATGCCTGGCACCCCGACATACCACAAGTCCGTCCACTTCAACGACAGCGACAACCAGACCAGACATTTTCTGCAAGTCGACAAGCCCATCGCCGTCAGTGCGGGCTCATCTCCTGTCGAAACCTACGACAGCGAGTCCGAATTTCCCTTCAACGATGATGACGGCAAGAAGCCTGAGCTCGAAATCAAGATCGCCAATTTCCCCGAGGATTCGTTTGAGCGCCGAGCCCAGCCCATCCGTGTTGAGAGGATCTTCCTGTCAGCAGACAAGACCACCCTAGTCGGAGTGTGTGCAGTCCAGAACATCTCTTTCCACAAACAAGTCGTCGCCCGCTTCACTCTTGACTACTGGAAGACCACCTCCGAAGTGGCTGCCGAATATAACAATGATATTCGCACACCATCCATGGATGGCTGTGACCGCTTCAACTTCCACATCAAGTTGTCAGACCAGGCAAACATCGACAACAAGACGTTGCTCTTGTGCGTCCGCTACAGTGTCGCCGGTCAGGAGTTCTGggacagcaacaacatgaTGAATTATCAGATCGACTTCCACCGTGACCAGCCAAAGAAGGCTGCCAAGAAGGTCTCTATCAGGCATAACCAACTTGGTCAGCGACCACTCAATGCCATTCCCCGCAGTCGACACAATGCATCATCGGCCCGCGGTAGAAAAGACCGAGAGTCCGTCGACGATGACTTTGTCCCTGCGCACACCTCTGCGTACTCTTTTGGCTCTGCAGACGACCTGTTGTCTATGTCTACCGGGTCTATCAAACTCAAGCAGAAGCCGAAGCGTACCCCAATGTTCGCTACTAGTGCAGCTGCCCCAACCCAGCCCCAGCACGGCCTTGGTAGCAGATACGACTTCAGCTCATCCTTGTCCGCTGCACTCGGCACCGCACAGGACAAGCTGGGTCAGCGCAGTGGTCTGATGATGAATGGCAACGCTGGCCGTATCCCACCGAATGGAGGCTACTTTGGTCCACTGGATCGCACCGAGCCTGACAAGGCTCCTGCGCCGACAGAACGACCCGATGCTCTCACGACTGACCGGCCGGCCATGGGATCTGACCAGTACAAAGACCTAGTCCAGAAGTTCTGTTACGTAGGTTCTGCCCGCACCAGCCCCTCTATCACCAAGGTCTAGGAACCCAGTCACAATCACAGCGCTGACCACCTATCCAGTTCACACCTGGTCCGGCCAAAGGAGTAAGCTCTGCTGCTACGACTGCTCCGAAGTCTGCTCCTGTCAAGCAGGAGGCCAAACCTGCTGACACGGATGGTGCGAACGAATCGGACTCCTCCAGCAACTCAAGCTCATCTTCTGGCAGTAGTACTCCGACGAATGAGCAAGAGGTTAGCCAGCAACGAGTAGCGCAGTCTCCCGCTCTTGGTCCATTCATCTCTCGCTCACAATCTCCAGCAGCGCAGGTGACTGGCCAGGCATTGGGTTCTCGCTCTGCGTCACCGGTGGCCTTTGGATATCCTTACAACCATTCTCATCGCGATGGCTACCTGTCTGATACGCCCCGAGCCACCGCGATCCGTGGTTGAGAATTTGACTGATCGTCACTGCGGTGTTTCTGCCTTCTGTTTCTTCTCGACTTTGTCACTCGATATGGGAGCACGCAGCGACCTTGTCACGACGATCACGATTGCACGATATACGATCATCAGCGGAGATGTTCTCCGCATTACCGACTACTTCCAGCAACAGAACTGCGTGGCAGGACTTGGGAGATGCAGTGTTCACGCTACTACTGCTCTTGTCGGGGGAAGTTTGGGATTTTTGTTTCACTCTTGCACTTCTAGCGAGTACCGAATTTTTAATGTATGGCGTTCTGGCATAGACTTGCTTTTTAATCCTGAGAACCCGGTATGCGTGCCATTGAGTTGCTCATTTGGCATGCTGGCTCTCTAGGTGGGGAATGGGGAAACCGCATCGTAAAAAGTTGGGGTTTTGTTTTGGGAAtcactcttctcttctctgcaTGGACAAAAAACAAGAACTTTTTGTGGATGGATTATGAGAGAGGAAGGCATGGCTTGGGTTCTTCTATCTTGGGATGGTTTCTCATCATTCTGGGTTGTTCAGGCTCATGGTCGGGGTTTGTTTTGAACAGGAGCGATGGCGTTTTGATCATGGAAGGTCGGTTCTTACTTCTCCATTTGGGCTTGCTTGAGTCGCTGTGCGGCAAGTGTGCCCGGCATGTTCGTGTTCGTGTTCTGCAGATACAGGAATTTTCTCAATTCGATGATTGCTACTACAACTACCAATACATCATTCAACTTCCTCTCTCACATACACATGAATACGGACGCCATTTCCCTTTGTTCGATCTCAACAAATTCGTGTGTTGCAGCATGCGTTGTTCTTTACATGACGTACTTCCCGCCTGCTTACAGTGAAGTTTGAGAGGAGAAAATGATAAGGTGAAGTCCATGCACATGCCTGTCGACGTTTCAGACCCCTATATTATTACTTTTGCGCACGTCATTGTCTCAGTTGTTTATTTTCTGTTTTAGATGGATCTGATGAGATCGTGGAGCTAACTTGGAGTTAGTTTGAAGAAAGAAGGAAGGGGTCCTGTTACTGGGATCCTTGTTGAGGCTGAAAAAGATGAAGCGGACTACTTTGACCGGATGGTTGGTATGGCTATGGATCTAGTGACTAAGAGTTGTGGTACTAATAAGCAGTTCGTGGCTATTATGCGCTGTGGCGTGATGATGTCTCGGATTTTATATTAGTTATGCGTGTGTTTATGGTATGCAGTAGTTACTAGTTAGTTGGATCTGATGGAGAAGCGAGATCTTCCTACTGTATGCGTTGGTTAGTCGGCGCTAATCCAGAGCTACTGTTCGTCATCTCGTGACCGGAGTGGTGGGTTGTGTTTGGGAGGACAGAGTCTGCAGGTGCCGGACTGGACCTGGCGGGACGAAGTGCGAGGGTGGAGTTTGGTTATTGGCTGGTTGGCGAAAGAGCGGTATAGCGGTATAGGTGGATTTGCGGTGTGTTGTACTATAGGTTGGAAGTGTGGTCGCCTGACGCGGTTTGTTTTCTTTCGGGAGACGTGGAGGGCTTGCTGGCTGGCACCTCGTGTGCTGATGAACTTGAAGTTGGTTTGGGTTTGGGTTTGACTCTGGCTTGTATTTGGTCCTTTTTTCTGGAAGTCGCGGTAAGGAGACGCAGACGGAGCACAGTGACTTGAGTATGTATCACGGGAAAGCGACGTGGATTTGCTGCTGATGAAAATTGGTCGACATTTCCTCGGGGTGTTTGTCTTCTCAGCtcacagcagcaagatgtCGAGAGCTCCGTTGCTACTTCAGCCgccactgccgctgccgatGCCGGCTGAATTGAGCTTCTGAAATCAGGCTCCTGCTTCAACgcaacgacatcatcaaTGTCAGGCAATGATACTCGGCCTATATCGGCTTTCGGCACACAGCAGGAGCAACATGTTGATGAAGCTGTTGGGGCGATCGTTTTCCACGGGAGTAGGTCTGCCATGGCATCTCATCTTCGGTCACACTTTCCAATTTTTGCAATCGTGATTTGCAGAGTTACAGCTTTCTGATCGCTCACCGTGAACACAAATAGAAAACCTGGACGCTGAAATTCGAATGATCATGTCGCAACAAAAACTACAAGAACAGGACGAGGTTCTGGCGAAGCCTTGGGATATCGTGATCGTGGGCACGGGAGCTGCGGCTTTGACTGcggctctttctgctgctgagcaagAGCCAAAGCCCAGTATTCTGCTCGTGGAAAAAGCTCCTGAAGAATGGGCTGGCGGGAATGGATACTTCACTGCTGCGGCTTACCGCACGAGACACAATGGCCTCAAAGATATGTTGCCACTGGTGTCCAATGTTCCTGATGACTTGAAAGACAAGATTGATCTTCCTGCATACCCCGAAGAAGCTTTCCACGCGGATTTGCAAAGAGTCACGGATGGGAGGAGTAGTAAGGAGTTGGGAGATGTTGTTGTGAAAGAGAGTTTGGATGTTGTACGATGGCTGAAAGAAGTTGGTGGTGTGGATTGGTGGCTGTCGTTCAGGCGACAGGCGTATCAAGTTGAGGGCAGGTGGCAATTTTGGGGTGGACTGTGTCTGACTGTGAAGGATGGTGGGAAGGGACTGATTGCGAATTTGTTGCAGGCGGTGAGGAAGAAAGGGTGTGTGATATCGTTCGAGagcgaggcgaagaagattgaAGTTGATGAAAATGGTGCGACAGTTGGGCTTCAAGTGGCCAAAGGTGGACAGAGGTATCAggtgaggacgaggaatgTTATTCTGGCTGCTGGTGGGTTCGAAGCCAATCCGGAGCTGAGAAAGAAGTGGATGGGACCTGGTTGGGAGTTGGCGCACACTCGAGGCACGCCATACAATACTGGTGACATGTTACAAGCTGCGATCGATATTGGTGCTCGTAGAGTGGGCGACTTCAGTCCTACTGGTTGTCACAGTGTGGCTTGGGACGCAGATTCACCCAAGTCCGGAGGTGATCGAGAGAAGACGAATGAGTTTACCAAATCTGGCTACCCACTCGGTCTAATGCTCAATGCGGAGGGCAGTCGTTTCGTCGACGAAGGTATGCAACTCTGTCCATTTTGATGTTCGTTGTACTCACCTTGACTGCAGGAGTTGATCTACGCAATTATACATATGCCAAGTTTGGCAGAGCGATTCTGGAGCAGCCGCAAGGGATCGCTTTCCAGGTGTGGGACCGAGAAGGTCAGCAGTGGCTGAGAGCCGAAGAGTATCGCGACGAGATCGTGAGGAAGGTGACAGCGGACTCGATTACGGGCCTGGCTCGTAAATTGCATGATGAGGGCTTGCGAAAACCAGGCGAGTTTGTACAGACTATCAACGAGTACAACTCCGCCGTTGCAGCTTATCGAATAGAGCATCCAGATGCGAAGCTCAATCCTGCGATCAAAGATGGACTGTCAACGCAATCCGCAGCTGTTCGCCTTGGACTACCGAAGTCGAACTGGGCAGTACCTGTCAATCAACCGCCGTTCCTTGCCATCAAGGTCACATCTGGGATCACGTTCACCTTTGGTGGCCTGGCCATCAACCCGGAAAATGCAGCCGTACTGCGTGAAGACGGATCAGAAATTCGAGGGTTGCACTGCGTGGGAGAAATGGTGGGGGGCCTCTTCTACTCCAACTACCCAGGTGGCTCTGGTCTGACAGCCGGTGGCGTCTTTGGGAGACGTGCGggcagagctgctgctgcaagcgTACAGAATACAACCTCTTAGGTGTAGATGCTGTGCGATCCGTGTAACGGCGCCACCGCGAGTGGCATGCTGTCTCTTGTGCGTGTGCTACAGTATCACAATCAGTTGTTTCTCAGCACTGTCCTGATCGGCCATGCTGTAGTCTGTGCTGCCGTTGTCAACGCTACGTGTGCTCAGTGTAATCCAACATTCTGATGTGATGCGAGTGAGATGCGGTCGAAGCGCATGCTTCACATGCTTGCCGGACACGAGGAGATCGTCCAGCATCCCATGCGGAGCTCATCCTTCACGACCCCAAGCTCCCGCCAATTGCGACGCAGAGATGACTTCATTGATCTCGACTGGAGCAGAACACGGTGCTCTGGTGGTTCTTGTATTCTGTGATTGTTGATACGGCTTTCCTCCACGCCAACAGGCGTTTCCTAAGCGAATCCATTGACAGTGGGCCTTCTGAGGATCAGCGAGACTATTGAGCACGTTCCATAACCGGTTTTGGAGCTGCATGAAGCCGCCTCCCGAGCGCTACGCTGGTCAACCTTGCGAGGCCGGGCGTGGCGAATTCAGTCGCGATCCTGGACGAGGGCCGCATCTGTGAGGCGTGCGGAAAATACAGACCAGGCGGAGGTGAAAAGGTGACGCTATTTCCCAGTCGCGGATGCGCCGTTAACAAGGGAGTGCGGTTGCGTAGGAGCGTTTCTCGTGCGCGTGGTCGAGTGGTACTCACTCGATCGATCCGAACCTGATTGGACAGAGGCGAGCGCTGGTGCATGTGAGGCGGAAATTGGTCAGGTCAATGCACGTCGTCCGCCCAGCCGCTCTGCATCTCCTTCGAGACCTCATCTGTGACCGTGACCcgaacaccaccacctcacCTCGTCGGCCAGTGTCGTGGGCCGAGTGCCAGCAACATCCACCCAGCTCCACCGCCGTCTCACGCGCGTCGCCCCGCTACAccgctcctccgccgccaccgccgccaaggGCAATCGCGACCGAACCGCGCTCGCCCGCGTTTCCAGCCCGACCAGCAGCACAGCCGCCCTCGAGCACCTCCAGCTTGCTCTGACGACTCGGCCGCGCTGCGAGCACATACGATTGCCACAATACTTGCCACCGCTCTCGCTCGCTCGAACGCGCCGCCAGCATCTCACACCGACCTTGCGATCGCCGAGGACACCGTCCGGCCGTAGCGCGTCTCTCTCCGCTGGTTCCACTTTCCCGACCGCTCTTCCATCATACATGCACATTCAGTGACCGCGAGCACTGCGATGAGTCAACCGGGCACCCAGCCTGTCCCGGGAGGTGTAGGACAAGGTGCGTTCACTCCAGCCGACGTGGAGGTACAATGTCACATGCAAGTCATGTGAAAGTGGGCCCATCGCGTAGCGCGCAAAGCAGAAGGGAGCTTCGAAAGTCACGAGACTAACATTTGATTGCACATAGGGCCTGCAGAGGTGTCGCAAACGTACGTGTTAAgcccgatgacgatgatctcCGCTAGCGATTACTAAACAACGATACAGCGCACAGAATGTCGATGCGACGAAGGCAGGTGAGAACGGAGCTGGAGCCAGCGTCCCAGCATCCTCTTCTCTAGAACCAAATCAGCAGAACGTATCCGCCGCCGATCGATCAGAAAGCATTGGGCCACGCTCGAAGCGAAGCTTTGGCCGAAGGAAACGAGACCCTAGTACTGGAAGTAGACGTCGGGGGCGACGAGGCGAGCCTGCAAATGAGAAGTCCACGCGATCTGCGCCTGGCGCCTCCGCCAGTCGGACGAACTTAGGAGACGAAAACaaaccgaagaagaagtcgggCCTGTTTGCGATACTATGCTGCAGTGCTTCTGACAAGTCTCCTGGCGGTGACGGTCAGGATGCCGCAGAGCCTGCCAAGCCGGTGACTAAACCCCTGCAAGGAAGAACGCAACAACAACCGCAAGCTGTCACGcaagctggcagcagcaacgccaaCACGAGCGCGGACGAGTCGAAGGAAGTCATCGATGAGAAGGCTGCCCAGCAACACCCACAAGCCAATGGGTCCAAGGGCGAACCAAGGACGTCTACGTCTGGATCTGCTCTTGATGAGAAGACTGCTGCAATTCAATCCACCTTTCCCAGAAACTCTATCGATGCTGCAGCCTCCGGATCAGCATCGCCAGCCGTTGTCCCTCCTATCGTAACAGGCGGTGCAGCTAGTTTGGCACCTGGTCCGTCGGTGCAAGTGCAAGCACCCACACCAACCGTTCCACAGCAGGAAGATGAGCCCATTTTTGACCGGactgctgagcagcagcagcgtgatGAAGATATCGAGATGAAAGACTCCAACGTCTTGACTGAGAAAGAGGCACAAAAGGAAATCGAGGAGATGCAACATGCTCATCAAGAAGAGACATCGACGGCGCAGCCAACGACTGGGTTGCCGCCCCCGCCCGGTCCTCCTCCAGGAACTAACGAGAAAAGTAACGAGACCTCCATGGTCTCCACGCCTGAGGGCACTTCAAAATGGCTTCTTCCTCCAACGCGACCTGAGCACAAGGGTCGAAAGTGTCTTGTTCTCGATCTGGATGAAACGCTTGTACACAGCAGTTTCAAGGTACGTGGATGCAAATATCAGCTCTCCGACATTGGCTAACATTCTATAGATTCTTCATCAAGCAGACTTCACGATTCCTGTTGAAATCGAAGGGCAATATCACAACGTATACGTCATAAAACGGCCTGGCGTTGATGCTTTCCTCAAACGGGTCGGAGAGATCTATGAAGTCGTGGTCTTCACTGCTTCTGTGTCCAAATACGGAGACCCACTCCTCGACCAGCTCGACATCCACAATGTCGTGCATCACAGGCTGTTCCGAGAAAGCTGCTACAATCATCAAGGAAACTATGTCAAGGACCTGAGTCAAGTGGGACGAGACCTGAAGGAAACCATCATTATTGACAACTCGCCGACCAGCTACATTTTCCATCCGCAACATGCAGTTCCGATCAGCAGCTGGTTCAGCGACGCGCACGATAATGAGCTCTTGGATCTGATTCCAGTATTAGAAGACCTTGCTGGCGATCAGGTCGCCGATGTCAGCCTGGTGCTCGACGTCGCTTTGTGATTAACGCTACGACACGAATACTCATGGACTTTGACTTGCAGTCGAGTCTTGTACGATGGACACTGGTGGCTCTCTTTGCCTGCGTGGAACGGCCGGCTCAAGATACCCTTTGATTTCGATACACGACGCGGCAGAGAATGCTTATCTAGATAATGTGTTACCAGATCACCTCAGCGAGCTCGGCGAAAACCAGGTCGGCAACAGATACAGACCGCACTTTCTTGACAGGATCACGCGACATACTACAatgtacagcagcagcatagtCAGATCATGCTCGCCGACAGTTTTGGTTCGGCCTGGGCTCATATCTGCGAATGACACGACATCATACCCCCACAAGAGAACTCTATACTGTTTTGACATGGTAGTCTCCAAAGCCAGGTGACGAAAAATTGGGCGTCTGGCGTTCTTGACTTGCGGATCACGACCGCTTTCAGCACATCAACTTACTGCGTTCCGGCGATGCATTACAGGCACATCTGCATTTACAAAATTTACACTGCGTCCCCTTCGGTGTTGCTTTTCCTTTGTTTTACAACACACCTCAATCGACCAAAAGCCAAGGCGTGTGAAAGAATACAATTACCCTTTCGCACGAACGCATACCTGGAGGGAACGATGTCGAGAGTTATTGTGTTCTGGAGGGAGAGCAAGCGTGGTGGAATGCGATACCCATGGGGCAGCCACCACTTTTCTTGGTGGTGTCTCTTGTTTGGAAAGTTTCTTGGAAAATCGGGGGTTTCGCGCGATGAGCAAGAAATCATATGGATGTTATTGGTGTAtcatccagcagcagcagtgaacCAGTACCAGAAGCAGCCAGAGAGCGGAGCGGGATTGCATTGCAATTGATTCGATCGATGGGGAAAACAACACAAGCAGAAAAAGCGGCGCATATGAGGCACTTCTGCCCTGGCGAAGAAAGGGCGAACACGATGCGTGCGGGCTGGCTGGCTTTTTTGGTTGTTGGTTTCTTCAATcttctctttttcttttttttCTTCTTTCTGAGGTGCATATAGAATACAACTTCTTTGTATTTACGGAAAGAGAAAACAGATTTTGATACTATACTTGCCTACTCTCGGGTGAGCTACGTGAATACTGTCTGGTGCCATGATAAACAGAGACCGCAAAGCTTATTCGCTCAAGTTACTTGGGAGGGCACAGGAAACAAAGACTCAGGACGCTAATCAGTCAAAGCTAATATCTTTCGATTCACCGAAGGTATCCTCAGACTATAGAAACCAGCATTCATATCAACTCCAATTCCTGCTCATCTCCATCGTATACCCTCTCAACAGCATGTCACACTTGTCCTTGTATCTTCACACGCTCCGCCATTCCATGCATCACTCCGAACATACTCATACAACGACCGCACCCATCCTAAGCCTACATCAGAACTCGAAATTGACTCAGCTGTCATCAATGACTTTCTCCATCGCTTCTGGCCTCACAGCAGGGCAGCATAAAGCGCATGATGGACAGAGCCCTTGCCCATCGATCGAATACATCTGACCCCATTCTCAAACCTGCCTCTGCTCACAACTCTTCACCTCGTCGACCCAGGCGATGCAGTCTTCGGAGGCGTTGGGTAAGAATGCCGTCCATTCAAAGAACTCGGCGTCGTCACAGAACTCTCTCTCCTCCATTCACAATGCGGACAACCAATTCCAGCTTCCCTCCGAATGGCTTGGTAGTCTTCGCAGAATATGACTCGGGTCTGATCGCCTGTGATGTTCTTGGGACACATGTGCGCATGCATTGGGATGTGTTCTTCGCAGTGGGGGTAATGGGTGTATTCGTGGTAACACATGATGTACCTTTGGTGCTGGCGACCAGGGTTCGTCGGCGTCGGGTCCGATGGTGGTAGGTTTTGGACAGCTGAAGCTCGAAGAAACGTGAGATGGGCGGGAGTTCGCACGAAGATCTTGTGTAAGTCTCTCTTGCGACCGATCGTGAAGCAATGACCCGTCGCTTGGTGGTGATGAGTAGATATTTGTGCGAGTCGGTGGCGGAGTTTGAGGTCGAGTTTTTGGGAAGCGGTATTTCGATGCAACGATGTGGGAGATCAGTTCACCGCAAAGCGTGGCCTGCTACTTGTATTTGGATGTTTGGATGTTTGGCCATTTTGAAGTTTCGATCCTATTGCTGTTTGTGCATAATCGCCGCGTTGGGCGACATGGGTACGACAAACAGTGCTGACCGCGGCGCAAACGCATCGCATCCTGCTTTTCGAACTTATCGCACCTCGGCATCTCTGATCAGTCGCTAGAAGCCACTGCTTATGCTGGTCAGATTGCTTGCTGATTATCAATATCTTCAATGTTGGTTCGCTTGGACCTAGCCCGCTACTTGCACGAACGTCGAATTGATGGTATCATCCTGCGGCGGCGTCGGTGGGCTCACTTTACCACCCCTGAGCATCACAAGCCAAACAGCGTCGGCATTCTCAGCTTCCAGAGCGGCTCGGGTCTCGTCATCATCCAACACAGGCGCCAACATTTCAACAGCATGGTCGAACATTTCTGGGGCCAAGGAAATGTGTTTGACGATGGAGGTAATGGCACCCAACAACGATGTCCAAAGCAACCTTGTCGAAGTATCGCTGTAGTCTGCTGGCGTTGCTTTGATCCGCATTAAGGCAAGGCTGAGAGCGGTGTTGCTGGGCACCATGGCAGTAGTATGTTGATCTTTTACCTTCCCTGTGCCGTGGCTCCGAGGCTGCACGCTCTGCACGATATTCGCAGCGGTCTTGTTATACATCTCTTGTAGCTCAGGCCAAAGTTGCTGGACTCGAGTGCGCATGAAACCTCCGGCATGCTCGCACAGCATAGCAATAAGGTCCAAAGTAGTGGCCACTACGTATGGCTCGGTATCGTCGAGCCTCGATACAACTTCCGGCCATAGCGTGTTGATGAGCGGCAAGAACGAATTCTCATGGCGTGATATCGCTGGCGTCGTAGTTTTGATCAGATTGAGTAAAGAAGACCTCAGAGACGCAGATGCTGAGGGCAAGAAGTGCTGTGTCAATTCCGAGATGCGAAGTAGCAGGCCGTATGTTTTCGGGGCCGGTGGAGGAGGGTCCGGAATATCAACTCCTCGCTGGTCGTCCTCTGCTGAACCCGTTTCCTCTGTCTCATTCTCATCGATCGACTTCCATGGACGTTTCGGATGCGGCTCGGTTTCCTTTATCTCAGCTGCAGTGATgtgctcctcttctgccaccTTTTCATGTAAAAAAGCGGCTAAGCCATCTATTGTCACCGGCTGCCATCGATCCTCGTAGTACTTTGCGAGGTCTTGTTTGGTGCCATCTGTAATGGCAAGCTGGGGCATTTTGGCTCCCTCCTCAGCAACCACACTCAGTACTCTGAAAATGAGTTCGACCAGAAGTGGATAGCCGTGATAGTCTTGCAGAGCAGCAAATAGACTGTCAACCGTATCCTCAAGGTACGGCAACAAGCTTGGTCCAGCAAGCCGCACCATCATGAGCAACACTTGTGGTGCCTGAGGGCTCACGTCGAAAGCATTGAGCCTCAATGACACGGCGTTGGTGAGATAGTCGACATTCTCTACAATCAAGTTCTCCACAGATTCGTAGCCACAAGACGAGGCGAAGATGTTCAGCGTGGTCATACTGtcctgctgcagcaacgCGTCGGGCGTAGCCAGGCTATGCAGGACGGGATAAAGGGCATCAATGAGCTCATGTCGAAAGTCTTGACCCGATATACGACTGAACAGTGCCAGAGAGCGAAGAGCTAGCGCTTGCAGACGAGGATCTGCTACATCTTCAGAGTTGTCCGTTAAGATGTCGAGTGAGAAGGCGTAGAGATCCTCCAGTTTCTCAGAAGCGATTGAATGCGTTCCATTATCGATGACAAGGAATTCATCTGCGCCAGTGCCTTCTTCTAGCGCTCTTTGTGTGGTGTTGAACAGGAGCCAGAATGTGGCGATTTGCGTCTCTCCGAGGCTTTGACGCATGGTTCTGGAAAGTTCGCCGCTGACTATCTTGTATGAGTGTCGACTGATAGAGTTCGCCAACTTCTCAATTGTTTGCAGCACCTCGTCCTGAGCGCGATACTTCACCAGCGGCGTGTGAAACTCGGTGCTGCTCTTCCTGTCATGTACATCAAGCTCCATAGACTGCACTGGCGGCCGAATATCTGCTTCTTTCTGCGCTAGACGAGGAGGCTGAAGGGTGATCGCTACGCTATCCCTCAAGATGT encodes:
- a CDS encoding uncharacterized protein (CAZy:CBM21); this translates as MPYTPPSQQSPASSKSNSPVISRSSSYHQDDANIPRSPASTRPQPPRSNSSTSYLHRHRRSPSWGSKTSADGAPPTPTDAPDATISATDFALSSSLRQSPPPVNNLRIPTGAVMSPPDSSENSDGDESGNSDRGRELEQNWDQLQQAVRQINLRRDGSPDKVGNHLQQQHADSAPTSESASPTALMRPALSAEARKISHSRSSTESKVILKTTFADSPSHTSDESDEDEGSLSKPALVRKKSGELVKPALRPSSRRRYSSMPGTPTYHKSVHFNDSDNQTRHFLQVDKPIAVSAGSSPVETYDSESEFPFNDDDGKKPELEIKIANFPEDSFERRAQPIRVERIFLSADKTTLVGVCAVQNISFHKQVVARFTLDYWKTTSEVAAEYNNDIRTPSMDGCDRFNFHIKLSDQANIDNKTLLLCVRYSVAGQEFWDSNNMMNYQIDFHRDQPKKAAKKVSIRHNQLGQRPLNAIPRSRHNASSARGRKDRESVDDDFVPAHTSAYSFGSADDLLSMSTGSIKLKQKPKRTPMFATSAAAPTQPQHGLGSRYDFSSSLSAALGTAQDKLGQRSGLMMNGNAGRIPPNGGYFGPLDRTEPDKAPAPTERPDALTTDRPAMGSDQYKDLVQKFCYFTPGPAKGVSSAATTAPKSAPVKQEAKPADTDGANESDSSSNSSSSSGSSTPTNEQEVSQQRVAQSPALGPFISRSQSPAAQVTGQALGSRSASPVAFGYPYNHSHRDGYLSDTPRATAIRG
- a CDS encoding uncharacterized protein (BUSCO:EOG09260KGS) — encoded protein: MPLFGTTMDRRNEVFQRLKPPCVALSQVALTLSAARGDASQLIAKLEDVQKTLQSVASRPASLDSKLADYVFFPLSQVLKVSQRVPIRALELTLQCLAIILEHGWRSQIQPQLAAQVVILCTLMAEENPNGLSSAQTTHELRTNALDCLRHVFESASGSSELRDAMTAESNVPQLGQTISTILDNVLGARSIETQIAASRALQALVTRVATIDIQAGFLPGIVSKLTKLLTPKTAQRRNHEVLVRALESLTHLFRATLGDEITAGLTEDQHASDRARLSRVVDRKWLETAASQLKPAITNILKVRETERDDVKISLAQFCLTVMHCRRTLEDSAPICLETLLILCSEQSDSIITSQVGLLVSQDASVAALLQVTLHDWISSLPTKMQAADEAVKVERIGQISTAYDILVSSGTDTTVVDKMLVDILRDSVAITLQPPRLAQKEADIRPPVQSMELDVHDRKSSTEFHTPLVKYRAQDEVLQTIEKLANSISRHSYKIVSGELSRTMRQSLGETQIATFWLLFNTTQRALEEGTGADEFLVIDNGTHSIASEKLEDLYAFSLDILTDNSEDVADPRLQALALRSLALFSRISGQDFRHELIDALYPVLHSLATPDALLQQDSMTTLNIFASSCGYESVENLIVENVDYLTNAVSLRLNAFDVSPQAPQVLLMMVRLAGPSLLPYLEDTVDSLFAALQDYHGYPLLVELIFRVLSVVAEEGAKMPQLAITDGTKQDLAKYYEDRWQPVTIDGLAAFLHEKVAEEEHITAAEIKETEPHPKRPWKSIDENETEETGSAEDDQRGVDIPDPPPPAPKTYGLLLRISELTQHFLPSASASLRSSLLNLIKTTTPAISRHENSFLPLINTLWPEVVSRLDDTEPYVVATTLDLIAMLCEHAGGFMRTRVQQLWPELQEMYNKTAANIVQSVQPRSHGTGKVKDQHTTAMVPSNTALSLALMRIKATPADYSDTSTRLLWTSLLGAITSIVKHISLAPEMFDHAVEMLAPVLDDDETRAALEAENADAVWLVMLRGGKVSPPTPPQDDTINSTFVQVAG